One window of Nocardia nova SH22a genomic DNA carries:
- a CDS encoding GTP-binding protein: MSTSMRDRVPVTVLSGFLGAGKTTLLNHILANREGRRVAVIVNDMSEVNIDAALVAGQGHLDRTEEKLVELTNGCICCTLREDLIEAVGRLARDGRFDQLVIESTGISEPMPVAATFEWEFENGFKLGELARLDTMVTVVDASSFLAEIVRGESLEQRNLQAGEGDSRSIADLLVDQVEFADVVIIGKTDLVSANAVGTVEATVRRMNPSARVLRAERGRVELSEVLDTGRYDPSAAARTAGWEEELAGGHTPETEEYGIGSLTYTADRPFHPGRLDAALSRLRGLLRSKGFCWFASRSELAAIWSQAGPNLTFEPAAWWSGLDTSPGQEIVLIGVKLDRERIREVLDAALLTDAEFAAGPGVWATYPDPFPSWGVLHQHG, from the coding sequence ATGAGTACTTCGATGCGTGATCGTGTGCCGGTGACCGTGCTGTCCGGGTTTCTGGGGGCGGGTAAGACGACGCTGCTGAACCACATCCTGGCGAACAGGGAGGGGCGCCGCGTCGCGGTGATCGTGAACGATATGAGCGAGGTGAACATCGATGCGGCGCTGGTGGCGGGGCAGGGGCATCTGGACCGCACGGAAGAGAAGCTGGTCGAGCTGACCAACGGTTGTATCTGCTGCACATTGCGCGAGGATCTGATCGAGGCGGTCGGGCGGCTGGCTCGCGACGGGCGGTTCGATCAGCTGGTGATCGAGTCCACCGGGATCTCCGAGCCGATGCCGGTGGCGGCGACCTTCGAGTGGGAGTTCGAGAACGGTTTCAAGCTCGGTGAACTCGCGCGTCTGGACACGATGGTGACGGTGGTCGACGCCAGTAGCTTCCTCGCCGAGATCGTGCGGGGCGAGTCGTTGGAGCAGCGGAATCTGCAGGCGGGAGAGGGGGATTCGCGTTCCATCGCGGATCTGCTGGTCGATCAGGTGGAATTCGCCGATGTGGTGATCATCGGCAAGACCGACCTCGTGAGCGCCAACGCCGTCGGCACGGTGGAGGCGACGGTGCGCCGAATGAATCCGTCCGCGCGCGTCCTTCGCGCCGAACGTGGTCGAGTGGAACTGTCCGAGGTGCTCGACACCGGCCGCTACGACCCGTCCGCCGCGGCCCGGACGGCGGGCTGGGAAGAGGAACTGGCCGGTGGGCACACTCCCGAGACCGAGGAGTACGGGATCGGCAGCCTCACCTATACCGCCGATCGCCCTTTCCACCCCGGACGTCTCGACGCGGCGTTGAGTCGGCTGCGAGGTCTGTTGCGCAGCAAGGGGTTCTGCTGGTTCGCCAGCCGGTCCGAACTGGCCGCGATCTGGTCGCAGGCGGGTCCGAATCTGACCTTCGAGCCCGCCGCCTGGTGGTCCGGGTTGGATACCTCTCCGGGGCAGGAGATCGTGTTGATCGGTGTGAAACTCGATCGGGAGCGCATTCGCGAGGTGCTCGACGCCGCACTGCTCACCGATGCGGAATTCGCTGCGGGGCCGGGTGTTTGGGCGACCTACCCCGATCCGTTCCCGTCGTGGGGCGTGCTGCACCAGCACGGGTAG
- a CDS encoding NAD(P)/FAD-dependent oxidoreductase, with translation MTSTDRRYDVAILGAGIAGSTLATILARHDLDVLLIDAGMHPRFVIGESTIPHATTTMHILAERYGVPEFKALANFEDTADQVTKTCGQKQNFGFVYHEPGRPTDPAKANQVVLASGYRRAESHWFRQDIDAYVFHLAIRYGAVARSNTRVDEIDTDAERGVTLRTTSGETFDAEYLVDATGFRSVLAERFGLRERPTRARTHSRSLFTHMIGVQPFDDVAPVRYGQTSRWHNGTLHHVFDGGWLWVIPFDNNDRSMNPLCSVGLTLTGNAVSDDRPAPEEEFSAFLERFPAVAKQFESATPVRPWVSTGRLQYSASDTVGDRFCLTAQSAGAIDALFSRGLANSFQTVNALAWRLIEAARDDDWSTERFTGVDGVQQRMFDAHDDLAYSSYVSFRNYALWDAVIRVWHTYSFYTDAALEHALSRYFIDGNDQIFRTLERGGSPLDTAVRQLLTTARETCLAVEREEMTPTDAATTIIDKINRERFFPAYLPHGTPELKYIDISQDRAMEFMRWTRTEAPTWIKESFA, from the coding sequence ATGACCTCGACGGACCGCCGGTACGACGTCGCCATCCTCGGCGCCGGAATCGCCGGGAGCACCCTGGCCACGATCCTGGCCCGGCACGATCTCGACGTTCTGCTCATCGACGCGGGCATGCATCCGCGCTTCGTGATCGGCGAATCCACCATCCCGCACGCGACCACCACCATGCACATCCTCGCCGAACGCTACGGCGTCCCGGAATTCAAGGCGCTGGCCAACTTCGAGGACACCGCCGATCAGGTGACCAAGACCTGCGGGCAGAAACAGAACTTCGGATTCGTCTACCACGAACCGGGCAGGCCGACCGATCCGGCCAAGGCCAACCAGGTCGTCCTCGCCTCCGGATACCGTCGCGCGGAATCACATTGGTTCCGCCAGGACATCGACGCGTATGTCTTCCACCTCGCGATCCGCTACGGCGCCGTAGCCCGATCGAACACCCGAGTCGACGAGATCGACACGGATGCCGAGCGCGGCGTCACGCTACGCACGACATCCGGTGAGACCTTCGACGCCGAATATCTGGTGGACGCCACCGGATTCCGGTCGGTACTGGCCGAACGGTTCGGACTCCGGGAACGACCGACCCGGGCGCGGACGCATTCGCGTTCCCTGTTCACCCACATGATCGGCGTCCAGCCCTTCGACGATGTGGCGCCGGTCCGATACGGCCAGACCAGCCGTTGGCACAACGGCACCCTGCATCACGTCTTCGACGGCGGCTGGCTGTGGGTGATTCCCTTCGACAACAACGACAGGTCGATGAACCCGCTGTGCAGCGTGGGCCTGACCCTCACCGGGAACGCGGTTTCCGACGATCGCCCCGCACCGGAGGAAGAATTCAGCGCCTTCCTCGAGCGCTTCCCGGCCGTCGCGAAACAGTTCGAATCCGCTACACCCGTACGGCCCTGGGTGAGCACCGGACGGTTGCAGTACTCCGCGTCCGACACCGTGGGCGACCGCTTCTGCCTCACCGCACAGTCGGCCGGGGCGATCGACGCGCTGTTCTCACGCGGGCTCGCGAACTCCTTCCAGACCGTCAACGCCCTGGCCTGGCGGCTGATCGAGGCGGCCCGCGACGACGACTGGTCGACCGAACGGTTCACCGGCGTCGACGGGGTGCAACAGCGCATGTTCGACGCCCACGACGACCTCGCCTACTCGTCGTACGTGAGTTTCCGCAACTACGCGTTGTGGGATGCCGTCATCCGCGTCTGGCACACCTACAGCTTCTATACCGACGCGGCACTGGAACACGCCCTGTCCAGGTACTTCATCGACGGGAACGACCAGATCTTCCGAACTCTGGAACGCGGCGGCTCGCCGCTCGACACAGCGGTACGACAGTTGCTGACGACAGCTCGCGAGACCTGCCTGGCCGTCGAACGAGAAGAGATGACGCCCACCGACGCCGCGACGACGATCATCGACAAGATCAACCGGGAACGATTCTTCCCCGCCTACCTGCCCCACGGCACACCGGAACTCAAATACATCGATATCAGCCAGGATCGGGCGATGGAGTTCATGCGGTGGACCCGCACCGAGGCGCCGACGTGGATCAAGGAATCCTTCGCCTGA
- a CDS encoding PucR family transcriptional regulator, whose amino-acid sequence MAFQQKSTPADSVSAACLGDIQDLTERLMEAVFTDSPEWTGYSAVTRTDLEDGCRRFLTRALDLLGDRSMNPEHDDVAASIGKQRAEQGVPLEAMLRTFRLGGRIVWEALLDGADAMSPEDFRETGTAMWAVVDGMSSALVTSYRSTELARVRRDERRRHALIDDVLSGRAHDAVFTAHAARELNIPVTCDYRVLVARGDPQPLRLGAETMLSARGIRSVWHDRGDSTVGIIALEQHNADQVTEALSPFVRGSAGLSPTVAGLAAVNVAYTLATLALDTAPRAGEGILVHLDDRYPEALLLRSPDLAQLLVDRSLGPILALPAKERDTLVHTLTVWLAENCSAAHAAPRLHCHRNTVINRLQRITALLGHSLDSPRDHLELALGLIALEWVEPPTR is encoded by the coding sequence GTGGCGTTTCAGCAGAAGTCGACGCCCGCCGACAGCGTGTCCGCGGCCTGTCTCGGCGACATCCAGGACCTGACCGAACGCTTGATGGAGGCCGTTTTCACCGATAGCCCGGAGTGGACCGGTTACTCTGCGGTGACTCGTACGGACCTCGAGGACGGGTGTCGGCGATTTCTGACGAGGGCGCTGGACCTGCTCGGCGACCGGAGCATGAACCCCGAGCACGACGACGTCGCCGCCTCGATCGGGAAGCAACGCGCCGAGCAGGGCGTCCCCCTCGAGGCCATGCTGCGCACCTTCCGTCTGGGCGGGCGCATCGTCTGGGAGGCCCTGCTGGACGGCGCCGACGCCATGTCACCCGAGGACTTCCGGGAAACCGGCACGGCGATGTGGGCGGTTGTCGACGGGATGTCCTCGGCCCTGGTCACCTCCTACCGCAGCACCGAACTCGCCCGTGTCCGGCGCGACGAGCGCCGACGCCATGCCCTGATCGACGATGTCCTGTCCGGGCGCGCGCACGATGCCGTGTTCACCGCGCACGCCGCCCGGGAGCTGAACATCCCCGTCACCTGCGACTATCGCGTCCTGGTCGCTCGCGGCGATCCGCAACCGCTGCGGCTGGGCGCCGAAACCATGTTGTCGGCCAGGGGAATTCGGTCGGTGTGGCATGACCGCGGCGATTCCACCGTCGGCATCATCGCCCTGGAACAGCACAACGCGGACCAAGTGACCGAGGCGCTGAGTCCCTTCGTCCGCGGATCCGCGGGCCTGTCCCCCACGGTCGCGGGGCTGGCCGCGGTCAACGTCGCCTATACCCTCGCAACGCTGGCCCTCGACACCGCGCCGCGCGCGGGCGAAGGCATTCTCGTCCACCTCGACGACCGATATCCCGAAGCTCTGCTGCTGCGCTCGCCCGATCTGGCGCAATTGCTGGTGGACCGCTCGCTCGGCCCGATCCTGGCATTGCCCGCCAAGGAGCGCGACACACTGGTGCACACGCTCACGGTCTGGCTGGCGGAGAACTGCTCGGCCGCCCATGCCGCTCCCCGACTGCATTGCCATCGCAACACCGTCATCAACAGGCTCCAGCGGATCACGGCACTGCTCGGACACTCGCTCGACAGCCCCCGTGATCACCTGGAACTTGCCCTCGGACTCATTGCGCTCGAATGGGTCGAACCGCCGACCAGGTGA
- the lpdA gene encoding dihydrolipoyl dehydrogenase encodes MPEFDLLVVGGGPGGYVAAIRAAQRGLNVGLVEKERPGGVCLNWGCIPTKAMLRSAEVFDTVKSAADFGIHADNVGFDFAAVRQRKDGIVEELTDGVAGLLKTNGVTVIEGHARFTGPTTVEVFESGPSPVFPDGPRYAATPSTTTTRTVTATDVVIATGSVPASLPVPGADLPGVITSDGAFGLTEVPDRLVVIGGSAVGAEWASLFAAFGSEVTVVEMQDRLVPSEDNEIGDALGRSFTKRGITVLTGSTVTGIARNGDALVVDTGGTVTRGIVADAVLIGVGRRPNTAHLDLDHAGIDTDARGFIPVDDRLRTTTEHVYAIGDVTGKALLAHVASHQGLAAADAIAGHDVHIDYNVIPAATFTHPEIASVGLTEDAARTAGHEIVTAKFPFAALGRAKAFGDTEGFVKIVAGARHREVLGVHIIGPSASDLIAEGALAIGLEATLDELADTIHAHPTLGEIGMEAALAGLGLPVHIAPPRTR; translated from the coding sequence GTGCCGGAATTCGATCTGCTGGTCGTCGGCGGCGGCCCGGGCGGGTACGTCGCGGCGATCCGCGCGGCCCAGCGCGGCCTGAACGTCGGGCTGGTGGAAAAGGAACGCCCCGGCGGGGTATGCCTGAACTGGGGATGTATCCCCACCAAGGCCATGCTGCGCTCGGCCGAAGTGTTCGACACCGTCAAGTCCGCGGCGGATTTCGGAATCCACGCCGACAACGTTGGTTTCGACTTCGCCGCCGTCCGACAGCGCAAGGACGGCATCGTCGAAGAACTCACCGACGGCGTGGCCGGACTGCTGAAAACCAACGGTGTCACCGTCATCGAGGGCCACGCACGATTCACCGGGCCCACCACCGTCGAAGTCTTCGAATCGGGGCCCTCCCCGGTCTTCCCCGACGGACCACGCTATGCGGCCACCCCTTCGACCACCACGACGCGCACGGTCACCGCCACCGATGTCGTCATCGCGACCGGATCGGTTCCGGCCTCGCTGCCGGTACCGGGCGCCGACCTGCCCGGGGTCATCACCTCCGACGGTGCGTTCGGATTGACCGAAGTGCCCGATCGGCTCGTCGTCATCGGTGGCAGCGCGGTCGGCGCCGAATGGGCCAGCCTGTTCGCGGCCTTCGGCTCCGAAGTGACCGTGGTGGAGATGCAGGATCGACTGGTGCCGTCGGAGGACAACGAGATCGGCGACGCATTGGGCCGCTCGTTCACCAAACGCGGCATCACCGTCCTGACCGGCTCGACAGTCACCGGCATCGCGCGAAACGGCGACGCCCTGGTCGTCGACACGGGCGGGACAGTAACTCGAGGAATAGTGGCCGATGCGGTGCTGATCGGTGTCGGTCGCCGCCCGAACACCGCACACCTCGACCTCGACCACGCCGGAATCGACACCGACGCAAGAGGATTCATTCCCGTGGACGACCGGCTCCGGACGACGACCGAACACGTCTACGCCATCGGCGATGTCACCGGCAAGGCACTGCTGGCCCACGTCGCCTCCCACCAAGGCCTCGCCGCCGCCGACGCAATCGCGGGCCACGACGTCCACATCGACTACAACGTCATCCCCGCGGCGACATTCACCCATCCCGAAATCGCGAGCGTCGGTCTGACCGAGGACGCGGCCCGCACCGCCGGCCACGAGATCGTCACCGCCAAATTCCCCTTCGCCGCTCTCGGGCGAGCGAAAGCATTCGGCGATACCGAAGGCTTCGTCAAGATCGTCGCGGGCGCCCGCCATCGCGAAGTGCTCGGCGTGCACATCATCGGCCCCTCGGCCAGCGACCTCATCGCCGAAGGCGCCCTGGCGATCGGGCTCGAAGCCACCCTCGACGAACTCGCCGACACCATTCACGCCCACCCCACGCTCGGCGAGATCGGCATGGAAGCAGCCCTCGCCGGGCTCGGCCTGCCGGTACACATCGCCCCGCCCCGCACACGGTGA
- the pdhA gene encoding pyruvate dehydrogenase (acetyl-transferring) E1 component subunit alpha — protein sequence MTTTERTSTRKPPRTAAEKTAATFETRIAAEDPAILRKLYRDMLFVRRFEERTSQSYQQAKIGGYCHLNLGEEATVVGLGAAMRPTDYLFTNYREHGYALAKSIEPGRVMAELYGRSTGTSKGWGGSMHMYDTEARLLGGYAIVGGQIPLAVGAALAVDYRGADDVVVCQMGEGTTNIGAFHESLNLAALWNLPIVFLVVNNHTGMGTTVEKSSAEPDLWKRAAAYRMRGERVDGTDVLAVRDTAADLIESARRDGTPALLEAVSHRLKGHSVVDPAKYRSAEAVSAARSHDPIEIWKNALLEIGALTEDSAAALDTDVTADVIAAVEFADASPHPEPSSLFDYNYATPVPGDSHRLPADPLFTV from the coding sequence GTGACGACAACCGAGCGCACATCCACGCGCAAGCCACCCCGCACCGCCGCCGAGAAGACCGCGGCGACGTTCGAAACACGTATCGCCGCAGAGGATCCCGCGATCCTGCGGAAGCTGTATCGCGACATGCTGTTCGTGCGCCGATTCGAAGAACGCACCTCGCAGAGCTACCAGCAGGCCAAGATCGGCGGCTACTGTCACCTCAACCTGGGTGAGGAAGCCACCGTGGTCGGCCTCGGCGCGGCGATGCGCCCCACCGACTATCTGTTCACCAACTACCGAGAGCACGGCTACGCCCTCGCCAAGAGCATCGAACCCGGCCGCGTCATGGCCGAGCTGTACGGGCGCTCCACCGGCACCTCCAAAGGCTGGGGCGGATCGATGCACATGTACGACACCGAAGCCCGGTTGCTCGGCGGCTACGCCATCGTCGGCGGCCAGATCCCGCTCGCGGTCGGCGCGGCACTGGCCGTCGACTACCGGGGCGCCGACGACGTGGTCGTCTGCCAAATGGGTGAGGGCACAACCAATATCGGCGCTTTCCACGAGTCGTTGAACCTCGCCGCACTGTGGAATCTGCCGATCGTGTTCCTGGTCGTCAACAACCACACCGGCATGGGCACCACGGTCGAGAAGTCCTCCGCCGAACCGGATCTGTGGAAGCGGGCCGCCGCGTACCGTATGCGCGGCGAACGCGTCGACGGCACCGATGTGCTGGCCGTGCGCGATACCGCCGCCGATCTCATCGAAAGCGCCCGACGCGATGGCACACCGGCCCTGCTGGAAGCGGTCAGCCACCGTCTCAAGGGCCACTCCGTGGTCGACCCGGCGAAATACCGCAGCGCGGAAGCGGTATCGGCAGCCCGATCCCACGATCCGATCGAGATCTGGAAGAACGCGCTGCTCGAAATCGGCGCGCTCACCGAGGATTCGGCCGCCGCCCTGGATACCGACGTCACCGCCGATGTGATCGCGGCCGTCGAGTTCGCCGACGCCAGCCCGCACCCGGAACCGTCGAGCCTGTTCGACTACAACTACGCCACCCCGGTGCCCGGCGATTCCCACCGCCTGCCCGCCGACCCGCTGTTCACCGTCTGA
- a CDS encoding alpha-ketoacid dehydrogenase subunit beta — protein sequence MTYREALRETLRDAMRRDDDIFLIGEEIGVFEGSYKITAGLLDEFGDKRVRDTPIAEEGFVGAAIGAAMLGLRPIVEIMTINFSLLALDQIVNHAAKIYGMFGGQTSVPMVIRTPGGGGQQLGATHSQNIELYYAFVPGLKVVAPSTPADARALLQAAIADEDPVLFLENLSLYNTKGEVPEQLPPAQIGRAAVTREGGDITLIGYSRMATVCTQVAEKLAAEGISAEVIDLRSLRPLDRDTLIRSVRKTGCAVIGEDDWLTYGIGAEIAASVSDGAFDYLDAPVRRVAMAEVPLPYAKPLEKLALPSVDSLYTAAMETLAAVGKRR from the coding sequence ATGACCTACCGCGAAGCACTGCGCGAAACCCTGCGGGACGCGATGCGGCGCGACGACGACATCTTCCTCATCGGTGAGGAGATCGGCGTCTTCGAAGGCTCCTACAAGATCACCGCCGGACTCCTCGACGAATTCGGCGACAAACGAGTACGCGACACCCCGATTGCCGAAGAGGGATTCGTCGGCGCGGCCATCGGCGCCGCGATGCTCGGGCTACGCCCGATCGTCGAGATCATGACGATCAACTTCTCCCTGCTGGCCCTCGACCAGATCGTCAACCACGCCGCCAAGATCTACGGCATGTTCGGCGGGCAGACCAGCGTGCCCATGGTCATCCGCACCCCCGGCGGCGGCGGACAACAACTCGGCGCGACCCACTCCCAGAACATCGAGCTCTACTACGCCTTCGTCCCCGGCCTCAAGGTCGTCGCACCCAGCACCCCCGCCGATGCCCGAGCACTGCTCCAGGCCGCCATCGCCGACGAAGATCCCGTGCTGTTCCTGGAAAACCTCTCGCTCTACAACACCAAAGGCGAAGTACCCGAACAACTTCCGCCCGCACAGATCGGCAGAGCCGCCGTCACCCGCGAAGGCGGCGACATCACCCTCATCGGCTACTCCCGCATGGCCACCGTCTGCACCCAGGTCGCGGAGAAGCTGGCCGCCGAGGGGATCTCCGCGGAAGTGATCGACCTGCGCAGCCTGCGCCCGCTCGACCGCGACACCCTCATCCGGTCGGTTCGCAAGACCGGCTGCGCGGTCATCGGCGAAGACGACTGGCTCACCTACGGCATCGGCGCCGAAATCGCCGCCTCCGTCTCCGATGGCGCCTTCGACTACCTCGACGCGCCCGTGCGCCGCGTCGCCATGGCCGAAGTACCGCTCCCTTACGCCAAGCCGCTGGAAAAGCTGGCCCTGCCGTCCGTCGACTCGCTCTACACCGCCGCCATGGAAACCCTTGCGGCCGTGGGCAAACGACGCTGA
- a CDS encoding dihydrolipoamide acetyltransferase family protein yields the protein MPDITMPRLSDTMEDGVVANWLKQVGDTVTRGEVLAEIETDKALMELEAYDDGILEHIIAEPGTRVPIGEPIAILGDGSGSTPAASATPVGEVRRMKSSPLARKIARELDVDIATLTGTGPGGRITRHDVENAHATTTSVTPAAAAEPRAPMPDAPARRSERPISGDYDEIALTSIQRVSAERLTRSKQQAPHIYLTSAVDVTDLFAFRSRINETLTAAGIGKVSVNDLLVKAVAVTLRANPAVNVSFADDTLRRHRGIHLGVAVATPAGLLVPVIRDADAKAISAIAAETRDKAARARDRTLRAEEMSGGTFTISNLGMYGIEHFTAVINPPEGAILAIGAATDELQLDGDTVVQRKILRVTMSADHRAIDGAIAAQFLAQFRELVEHPLRIVT from the coding sequence GTGCCCGACATCACCATGCCCCGGCTCTCCGACACTATGGAAGACGGCGTCGTCGCGAACTGGCTCAAACAGGTCGGCGACACCGTCACCCGCGGCGAAGTCCTCGCCGAAATCGAAACCGACAAGGCCCTCATGGAACTCGAGGCCTACGACGACGGCATCCTCGAACACATCATCGCCGAGCCCGGAACACGCGTCCCCATCGGTGAACCCATCGCGATCCTCGGCGACGGAAGCGGCAGTACTCCGGCAGCTTCGGCCACACCCGTCGGCGAGGTGCGCCGCATGAAGTCGTCACCGCTGGCGCGCAAGATCGCCCGGGAACTGGACGTGGACATCGCCACCCTCACCGGTACCGGACCCGGCGGACGCATCACCCGCCACGACGTCGAAAACGCGCACGCGACTACCACTTCCGTCACCCCGGCAGCCGCCGCCGAACCGCGAGCGCCGATGCCCGACGCCCCCGCCCGCCGCTCCGAGCGCCCGATTTCCGGTGACTACGACGAGATCGCTCTGACCAGCATCCAGCGGGTGTCCGCCGAACGTCTGACCCGCAGTAAGCAACAGGCGCCGCACATCTATCTGACGAGCGCCGTCGACGTCACCGACCTGTTCGCATTCCGCAGCCGGATCAACGAGACACTCACAGCGGCCGGGATCGGCAAGGTCAGCGTCAACGATCTGCTTGTCAAAGCCGTCGCCGTCACACTGCGGGCCAACCCCGCCGTCAACGTCTCCTTCGCCGACGACACACTACGACGCCATCGCGGGATCCACCTCGGCGTCGCCGTAGCCACCCCGGCCGGCCTCCTGGTCCCCGTGATTCGCGACGCCGACGCCAAGGCGATATCGGCGATCGCCGCCGAAACCCGGGACAAGGCCGCGCGCGCACGCGATCGCACATTGCGCGCCGAGGAAATGAGTGGCGGAACCTTCACAATCTCCAACCTCGGCATGTACGGCATCGAACATTTCACCGCCGTCATCAACCCACCCGAAGGCGCGATCCTCGCCATCGGCGCCGCAACCGACGAACTGCAGCTCGACGGCGACACCGTCGTGCAGCGAAAGATACTGCGCGTCACCATGTCCGCCGATCACCGCGCGATCGACGGCGCCATCGCCGCACAGTTCCTGGCGCAATTCAGAGAGCTTGTCGAGCACCCGCTGCGGATCGTCACCTAG
- a CDS encoding TetR/AcrR family transcriptional regulator — protein MRPHIVSGVTTNGAQSTSRRELVERQIMEHATRLFAEKGFAGTTLQDIASATGVTRSAMYHYVANKDELLARLVVEIAEQPARLLHEINQRDDLDPVQRLHEMAMSIALHQMQAPERFRLVLLSEADLPDSLANTYRRSRRQVLKEFVTVIDDGIRAGLFYPADSRTAALGIIGMLNWIAFWHHPGQDDGTVAATQLADMATRTVVDPEADTSGKTGPRRILERLRQNLDSLEQTLGTI, from the coding sequence ATGAGACCGCATATCGTGTCCGGGGTGACCACCAATGGAGCGCAGAGTACGTCCCGACGTGAACTCGTCGAGCGCCAGATCATGGAACACGCCACCCGGCTGTTCGCCGAAAAGGGTTTCGCCGGGACCACCCTCCAGGACATCGCCTCCGCCACCGGTGTGACCCGTTCTGCGATGTACCACTACGTAGCCAACAAGGACGAACTACTGGCGCGTCTGGTGGTCGAGATCGCCGAACAACCCGCACGACTGCTGCACGAGATCAACCAACGGGACGACCTCGACCCTGTACAACGGTTGCACGAGATGGCCATGTCGATCGCCCTCCACCAGATGCAGGCGCCCGAGCGGTTCCGTCTGGTTCTGCTCTCCGAAGCCGACCTCCCGGATTCCCTCGCCAACACCTACCGCAGAAGCCGTCGCCAGGTCCTCAAGGAGTTCGTCACCGTCATCGACGACGGCATCCGCGCCGGCCTGTTCTACCCGGCCGACTCCCGCACCGCCGCCCTCGGCATCATCGGCATGCTCAACTGGATCGCCTTCTGGCATCATCCCGGCCAGGACGACGGAACGGTCGCCGCCACACAACTCGCGGATATGGCGACGCGAACAGTGGTCGACCCGGAGGCCGACACCAGCGGGAAGACCGGACCACGGCGAATTCTTGAGCGTCTGCGTCAGAACCTGGATTCACTCGAACAGACACTGGGAACAATCTGA